One Microbispora sp. ZYX-F-249 genomic region harbors:
- a CDS encoding glycosyltransferase family A protein encodes MPDEPMWRDDVAVIVPNYNKRKTLRACLKSVYAQTYRPAEVIVVDDVSTDGSLEIARDFPCTIVESPYNGGPAVARNLGVARSSAPLLFFVDSDTALAPDAIRNAVKAYRSTPDCGMVQGIYDADPLYDDGPVERYRVLCEHYERSQTTATFLSCTLIPRHVFEEAGRLDERLRDGEDFEFGTRVPAHYRLVVTTSVVTKADDEDKFWGCLVERFVRSTTLPVIMVRARRLRDEGKVGFQLNMIGTGQHKRRKPPSISSASATATFLTLPLALVSPWLLAVPATTLGVFLWKNRRFIGFARRHGGARFASWVAWMQLCFHTAFFLGACVGLVRVAYELARRQGEPVRTGLSPVPSSGAPE; translated from the coding sequence ATGCCCGACGAGCCGATGTGGCGTGATGACGTCGCGGTCATCGTGCCGAACTACAACAAGAGGAAGACCCTGCGCGCCTGCCTGAAGTCGGTGTACGCGCAGACCTACCGCCCCGCCGAGGTCATCGTCGTCGACGACGTCAGCACCGACGGCTCGCTGGAGATAGCGCGCGACTTCCCGTGCACGATCGTCGAGTCGCCGTACAACGGGGGGCCCGCGGTGGCCCGCAACCTCGGGGTGGCGAGGAGCTCGGCGCCGCTGCTGTTCTTCGTCGACTCCGACACGGCGCTCGCGCCGGACGCGATCCGCAACGCGGTCAAGGCGTACCGGAGCACCCCGGACTGCGGCATGGTGCAGGGCATCTACGACGCCGATCCGCTGTACGACGACGGCCCGGTCGAGCGCTACCGGGTGCTGTGCGAGCACTACGAGCGCAGCCAGACCACGGCGACGTTCCTGTCCTGCACGCTGATCCCCCGCCATGTCTTCGAGGAGGCGGGCCGGCTCGACGAGCGGCTGCGCGACGGCGAGGACTTCGAGTTCGGCACGCGTGTCCCGGCTCACTACCGGCTGGTGGTGACCACCTCGGTGGTGACGAAGGCCGACGACGAGGACAAGTTCTGGGGATGCCTCGTGGAGCGGTTCGTCCGGTCCACGACGCTCCCGGTGATCATGGTGCGCGCCCGGCGGCTGCGCGACGAGGGGAAGGTGGGCTTCCAGCTCAACATGATCGGAACGGGTCAGCACAAACGGCGCAAACCCCCCAGCATCTCCTCGGCGTCCGCCACGGCCACCTTCCTCACCCTGCCGCTCGCGCTGGTGAGTCCCTGGCTGCTGGCCGTACCGGCGACGACGCTCGGGGTGTTCCTGTGGAAGAACCGCAGGTTCATCGGCTTCGCCCGCCGTCACGGGGGCGCCCGCTTCGCGTCGTGGGTCGCCTGGATGCAGCTCTGCTTCCACACCGCGTTCTTCCTCGGCGCCTGCGTGGGGCTCGTACGCGTCGCCTACGAACTGGCCCGCAGACAGGGGGAGCCGGTCAGGACGGGCCTGTCCCCGGTGCCGTCGAGCGGCGCGCCCGAGTGA
- a CDS encoding lysylphosphatidylglycerol synthase domain-containing protein — MRAIRLPRLPRPVRRALVAAFVLVAAGAIALTLSRLDWGVVAVLFARRDAGQIGLLLGGALLASMAGLSFGFLAWRVVLLESGPPVSEPRVVRIFFVGFLSKYVPGRVPGMIAITKVATANGVGFGRLMSTAALVMSLVLLSGFTVGLLAGVQMLGARAAWLAGAAVLIVLVLVRPQIVNRGSALLLRLLRRPSAASAVSVRGVRLAVAWQSLSWVVTGLHLWPLAIAVGAPPSRSLALCVGAFTLATTIGIASVFIPDGIGVREAVLAAALALVLPAPAAAVVALASRLVSTVSEVVLGAAALATAEYLIRRKPRSFTGLQTIDGESAGV, encoded by the coding sequence GTGAGGGCGATCAGGCTCCCCCGCCTGCCGCGCCCGGTCCGTCGGGCGCTGGTGGCCGCCTTCGTCCTCGTCGCCGCGGGCGCGATCGCGCTGACGCTGAGCCGGCTGGACTGGGGCGTGGTCGCCGTCCTGTTCGCCCGGCGCGACGCCGGGCAGATCGGTCTCCTGCTGGGCGGCGCGCTGCTGGCGAGCATGGCGGGGCTGTCGTTCGGGTTCCTCGCCTGGCGCGTCGTGCTGCTGGAGAGCGGCCCCCCGGTCAGCGAGCCGCGGGTGGTGCGGATCTTCTTCGTCGGCTTCCTGTCCAAGTACGTGCCCGGGCGGGTGCCCGGGATGATCGCGATCACCAAGGTGGCCACGGCCAACGGCGTCGGTTTCGGCCGGCTGATGAGCACGGCCGCGCTCGTCATGAGCCTGGTGCTGCTGAGCGGGTTCACGGTCGGGCTGCTCGCGGGGGTGCAGATGCTGGGCGCCCGGGCGGCGTGGCTCGCGGGCGCCGCCGTGCTGATCGTGCTCGTCCTGGTGCGCCCGCAGATCGTCAACCGGGGCTCGGCGCTGCTGCTGCGGCTGCTGCGCCGCCCCTCTGCGGCCAGCGCCGTCTCGGTCCGGGGAGTACGGCTCGCGGTCGCCTGGCAGAGCCTGTCCTGGGTGGTCACCGGGCTGCACCTGTGGCCCCTGGCCATCGCGGTGGGCGCGCCCCCGTCGCGCTCCCTCGCCCTGTGCGTCGGCGCGTTCACGCTCGCCACGACGATCGGCATCGCCAGCGTGTTCATCCCCGACGGCATCGGCGTCCGCGAGGCGGTGCTGGCGGCCGCGCTGGCCCTGGTGCTCCCCGCCCCCGCCGCCGCGGTGGTGGCCCTGGCCAGCCGCCTGGTCTCCACCGTCAGCGAGGTCGTCCTCGGCGCGGCCGCCCTCGCCACCGCCGAATATCTCATCCGCCGCAAGCCGCGGAGTTTCACTGGGCTCCAAACTATTGACGGTGAATCCGCTGGTGTGTGA
- a CDS encoding cellulose binding domain-containing protein: MGQWGGGFQAEVKVTAGRSAIKRWTVTRTFADGRSVTDAWNATVSGSGASVTARDMSYNGSLGAGAGTTFGLLGSRNGGNSVPSLSCTASRPDEQCGPGAACARPAAVWWGMGPTT; this comes from the coding sequence ATCGGCCAGTGGGGCGGCGGCTTCCAGGCCGAGGTCAAGGTCACCGCGGGCCGCTCGGCGATCAAGCGCTGGACGGTGACGCGGACCTTCGCCGACGGCCGATCCGTCACCGACGCCTGGAACGCGACGGTGAGCGGCAGCGGGGCGAGCGTGACCGCCCGCGACATGAGCTACAACGGCAGCCTCGGCGCCGGGGCCGGCACGACCTTCGGGCTCCTCGGGTCGCGGAACGGCGGCAACAGCGTCCCCTCGCTGTCCTGCACCGCGAGCCGACCGGATGAACAGTGCGGGCCGGGCGCGGCGTGCGCCCGGCCCGCGGCCGTGTGGTGGGGCATGGGCCCCACCACATGA
- a CDS encoding MATE family efflux transporter, translated as MGDGDRAGSPLRQILALAVPALGVLAAEPLYLLVNTAVVGRLGAVPLAGLSVGGIVLAQIASQMTFLSFGTTARAARLYGAGRRADAVTEGVQATWLGAVVGLVITLAGQLLAAPVAGLLAGDGPVADAAVSWLRIALLGAPLILVTMAGNGWMRGVQDMRRPLRYVLLGNGISAVICPVLVYGLGWGINGSAVANVVAQLISASLFVRALAAEGVPLAPVPSAIRAQLGMARDLVVLGLAFQTCWVSATAVAARTSAAAAGAHQVVFQLWMFLAFVLDALAIAAQALVGAALGADDAARARRLAWRVTGCGLVFGSLLGVVFAALAGSLPHVFTTDATVLAEMPQAWWFFVVLQPIGGVVFALDGVLLGAGDAAYLRTATVSGAVLGFLPVVWASLRFGWGLVGIWSGLSAFLLIRMVASLARLRSGRWAVLGAER; from the coding sequence ATGGGTGATGGGGATCGAGCCGGGTCACCGCTGCGCCAGATACTCGCGCTCGCCGTGCCCGCGCTCGGGGTCCTGGCCGCCGAGCCGCTCTACCTGCTGGTCAACACGGCCGTGGTCGGCCGTCTCGGCGCGGTGCCGCTCGCGGGGCTGTCGGTCGGCGGGATCGTGCTGGCGCAGATCGCCTCGCAGATGACGTTCCTGTCCTTCGGCACGACCGCACGCGCGGCCCGGCTGTACGGCGCCGGCCGCCGGGCCGACGCCGTGACCGAGGGGGTGCAGGCGACCTGGCTCGGCGCGGTCGTGGGGCTGGTGATCACCCTGGCGGGACAACTGCTCGCCGCACCGGTCGCCGGTTTGCTCGCCGGTGACGGCCCGGTCGCCGACGCCGCGGTGAGCTGGCTGCGGATCGCCCTGCTCGGCGCGCCCCTGATCCTGGTCACGATGGCCGGCAACGGATGGATGCGCGGCGTCCAGGACATGCGGCGCCCGCTGCGCTACGTGCTCCTCGGCAACGGGATCTCCGCGGTGATCTGCCCCGTGCTGGTGTACGGGCTCGGCTGGGGGATCAACGGCTCCGCGGTCGCCAACGTGGTCGCGCAGCTCATCTCCGCGAGCCTGTTCGTGCGGGCGCTGGCGGCCGAGGGCGTGCCGCTCGCCCCGGTTCCGTCCGCGATTCGCGCGCAGCTCGGCATGGCGCGTGACCTGGTGGTGCTCGGCCTGGCCTTCCAGACGTGCTGGGTGTCGGCGACCGCGGTCGCCGCCCGCACCTCCGCCGCGGCGGCCGGCGCCCACCAGGTGGTGTTCCAGCTGTGGATGTTCCTGGCCTTCGTCCTGGACGCGCTGGCCATCGCCGCCCAGGCGCTGGTCGGGGCCGCGCTCGGCGCGGACGACGCGGCGCGGGCGCGCCGCCTGGCCTGGCGGGTGACCGGATGCGGGCTGGTCTTCGGGAGCCTGCTCGGCGTGGTGTTCGCGGCGCTGGCCGGGTCCCTGCCCCACGTGTTCACCACCGACGCCACGGTGCTGGCCGAGATGCCGCAGGCGTGGTGGTTCTTCGTCGTCCTGCAGCCGATCGGCGGCGTCGTGTTCGCCTTGGACGGAGTGCTGCTCGGCGCCGGCGACGCGGCCTACCTGCGCACCGCGACGGTGAGCGGGGCGGTGCTGGGGTTCCTGCCGGTGGTGTGGGCGTCGCTCAGATTCGGCTGGGGGCTGGTGGGCATCTGGTCGGGGTTGTCGGCCTTCCTCCTGATCCGGATGGTCGCCTCGCTGGCCAGACTGCGATCCGGCCGCTGGGCGGTGCTCGGCGCCGAACGCTGA